Below is a window of Candidatus Methylomirabilota bacterium DNA.
GCTGAGCGTGACGTCGGAGGGGGGAACCGGCCTGAGCCTCATGAACAAGGACGGCACCGTCGGCGCCCTGCTGGTGACGGTCGACGCGGGCTCGGCGCTCGCGCTGGGCGATCCCCATGGGGCCGTGCGGATCGAGCTCGGAAAGACGGCGGAGGCCTGGGGCCTGAGCCTGCGCGACCCCCGCGACGTCCCGCGCGCCAAGCTCCTCGCCCGGGAGACCGGCTCGCATCTGGAGCTGTTCGACGCGAAGGGCATACGGAGGGTGTCGCTGCCGGCCGTCTCCACGGCTACCAGGGGGGCTGCCGCGCCCGAGGCCCGGACGCCACCGGGGAAGCCGAAGGCGCCGGGTGCGGCGCCACGCGCCACGCCCCGGCCGGAGGCTCCGCCGGCCCCGCCGCCCTTGACCCGCTGACGACCCCGCGCCTCGGCGCTCGAAAAAAAATGCGCGGGGCGTGGCTCGCCCCGCGGACGATCTCCGTGTCAGCTTGCCGACACCCTCGAGGGGAAGGCCCGCCCCGCGTGCTATCATCGCAGCCATGGGTCCCGGGCACGAAGCCTCGCGGAACGTGATCCTGGTGGGCTTCATGGGTGCAGGGAAGTCCACGGTCGGGCGCGTCCTCGCCCGCCGGCTCGGCCTCTGCTTCGTCGAGACCGACGACATGATCACCGGCGGGGAGGGGAGGTCGATCCCCCAGATCTTCGCCGAGCACGGCGAGACCTACTTCCGGATGCTCGAGGCCGCCGCCATGGACGCCCTGATGGACAAGCACGGGCACGTGATCGCCACCGGCGGAGGCCTCCCGTGCCGCCCCGGCGCGATGGAGCGCTTGAAGGCGCTCGGCACCGTCGTCTGGTTGGCAGCCGACTTCGACGCGCTCTACCAGCGGGCCGGCCGCGTCGGCAGCCGGCCGATGCTGGCCGGCCGCTCCCGCGACGAGGTCGCGGCGCTCTACGAGACGCGCAAGAGCTGCTACAGCCAGGCGCACCTCGCGATCGAGACGACGCGCCTCGGCGTCGACGCCGTGGTGAGCCGGATCCTGCGCCACCTGCGCGAGCGCGGCCGCCGGGTGACGCCTGGGGTGGCGAGGCCCGTCCCGTGAGCCATCCGCTGCTCGAGCGACTGGCGGAGGGCCCGCTCCTCGCCGACGGGGCGATGGGCACCATGCTCTACGCCCGCGGCGCCCCCCTGGACGCCTGCTTCGACGTGCTGAACCTGCACGATCGGAAGGTCGTCCAGTCGATCCACGGGGAATACCTCAGCGCCGGCGCCGACCTCCTCGAGACGAACACGTTCGGCGCCAACCGCTTCAAGCTGGGCGTCCATGGTCTCGAGGGCCGGGCCCGCGAGATCAACCGCGAGGGGGCCCGCCTGGCCCGCGACGTCCGCGAGACGATGGGGCGCGACGTCTTCGTGCTCGGGTCGGTGGGACCGCTCGGCAAGTACCTCACCCCGCTCGGCACCGTGACCGAAGAGGAGGCCCTGGCGGCCTTCCGCGAGCAGGCCGAAGGGCTCCTCGAGGGCGGCGTCGACGGCTTCGTCGTCGAGACCTTCTCGGACCTGCGCGAGATCGGACTGGCCGTCCAGGCCATCCGGGCGGTGTCGGCCGACCTTCCCGTCATCGCCCAGATGGCGTTCAACGAGGACCGTGTGACCTTCGTGGGCCACGCGCCGGCCGACGTGGCGCGCGAGCTCCGGACGCTACCGGTCCAGCTCATCGGCGCCAACTGCTCGGTCGGCTCGAGCGTGCTCTACGACGTCCTGGTCCTCCTCCAGCAGGCGGCGCCCGAGCGCCCGATCGCCATTCAGCCGAACGCCGGCCTGCCGAGCCGGGTCGGCGAGCGGCTCATCTACCTCTCGTCGCCGACGTACATGGCGGACTACGCGGGGCGCATGCTCGACGCCGGGGCCCGGCTGGTGGGCGGCTGCTGCGGGACGACGCCGGCTCACGTCCGGGCCATGCGCGAGGCCGTGGATCGCCACGTCCCCGACGCCGCCCGCGCGCGGCGTGGCATCTTCATCACCCCGGCGGCGAGCCTGGCCGCCGAGGCGGCCCCCGTCGGCGCCACGGCCGAGCCCACCCGGCTCGAAGCGCGGCTCATGGCGCGGGAGTTCCTGGTCACCGTGGAGCTCGACCCGCCGCGCGGGCACAACATCGAGAAGCTCGTTCAGGGGGCCAAGCTCCTGGCCGAGCGCGGCGTCGAGGTGGTCGACATCAATGACGGCTCGCTGGGGCGCGTCCGGATGTCCGTGCTGCCGACCGCGATCGTGGTGCGGGAAGCGACCGGCCTCGACATCAACATGCACTTCACCTGTCGCGATCGGAACCTGATGGGCATCCAGGCGGATCTCCTGGGGGCCCACGCCCTCGGCATCCGGAACATCCTGGCCATGACCGGCGATCCGCCCCGAGCCGGCGACTACGTCAACGCCACCGCCGTGTTCGACGTCGACGCCATCGGGCTCGTGCGGATCGTCAAGGGGATGAACGGGGGCGTGGACGCGACCGGGAACTCGATCGGGGAGCCCACGGCCTTCGTGATCGGGGTCGCCCTCGACCCCGGGGCGCCGGACCCGGAGCGGGAGGCCGATCGGTTTCGCCAGAAGGTCGAGGCCGGCGCCAGCTGGGCCCAGACCCAGCCGATCTACAACCTGGCCCAGCTCGAGCGCTTCCTCTCGCGGCTCGGCCGGGTCCCGGTCCCGATCGTGGTGGGGATCCTGCCCCTCCATTCCTGGCGTCACGCGGAGTTCCTCCACAACGAAGTACCCGGGATCAGCATTCCCGATGCGGTCCGCGCCCGCCTCCGACAGGCCGGCGATCATGCCCTGCGTGTCGGGATCGAGACCGCCCAGGACATCCTGGCCGAGGTGCGCGGCCGCTACGCCGGGGCCTACCTCATGCCGTCGTTCGGGCGCTTCGAGGTGGTCGCCGAGGTCCTCGACGTCCTCCGCTGACGCCTCCCCTGGCGCGGCCGGGTTTGACATCCCCGTGACAACCACTCGCCGGCCGGGCGTACACTCGTAGGAGACGGATCCCAGACAGGGAGGAGGTCTCGATGCTGATCCGGCGAGCTCCCTACGCGAGGATGTTCACGTGGTCGGAGGTCACCGACCACCGGCTCTACCTGAACCGGCGGGCTTTCATGGCCGGCGCGGCGGCGCTGGCCCTGGGCGCCGGCGAGCGGGCGGAGGCGACGCCGAAGCCCCCGACGCCCGGGGCGCCCCTCAAGGCGGCGCGGAACGCGGGCCTGAGCTCGACCGAGCCGGCCACCAAGTTCGAGGCGGCCACCACCTACAACAACTTCTACGAGTTCGGCGTCAACAAGGAGGATCCGGCCGAGAACGCCCACCTCCTCCGCCCGCGGCCGTGGTCCGTCAAGGTCGAGGGCCACGTCGCCAGGCCTCGGACCTACGACATCGACGAGCTCCTCAAGCTGGCCCCCCTCGAGGAGCGGATCTACGCGCTCCGCTGTGTCGAAGGGTGGTCGATGGTGATTCCCTGGATCGGGTTCCCGCTCAGCGCGCTGCTCAAGCGGGTGGAGCCCACCAGCCAGGCCAGGTACGTGGAGTTCACGACGCTCCTCGATCCCGAGCAGTTCCCCAGCCAGCGCAAGGGCTTCTTCAACTTCACCAGCCTCGACTGGCCGTACGTGGAGGGCCTGCGGCTCGACGAGGCGCTCCACCCGCTGACGCTCCTGACCGTCGGGATGTACGGGCAGGTGCTGCCGAACCAGAACGGCGCCCCCATCCGGGTGGTCGTGCCGTGGAAGTACGGATTCAAGAGCGCCAAGTCCATCGTCCGCATCGGGCTCGTGAGCGAGGAGCCGAAGAGCGCCTGGAACAAGGCCGCTCCCCAGGAGTACGGCTTTTACTCCAACGTGAACCCGACCAAGGACCACCCCCGCTGGAGCCAGGCGACCGAGCGCCGGATCGGCGAGTTTCGGCGCCGCAAGACGCTCATGTTCAACGGCTACGCCGAGCAGGTCGCTTCGCTGTACGCCGGGATGGACCTGAACAAGCACTACTAGACCCGGGGGCCGGGCCGCCCACCGAGCCGGGTGGCGGGCCGACGACTGAGGACGACGGGATGCGACGGCTCTCGGCCCGGATCGCGCTGAAGAGCGGCGTGTGGGCCGCCTGCCTCACGCCGCTCGCGCTCGTCGTCTACTGGACGGTCGCCGACGACCTCGGCATCAACCCGATCGAGGCGGTCACCCGGTGGCTGGGCGTCTGGACGCTCCGGCTGCTCCTGCTGAGCCTCACCATGACCCCGCTGCGCCTCCTGTTCGGCCTGTCGTGGCCGATCACGCTGCGCCGCCTGCTCGGGCTCTTCGCCTTCTTCTACGCGACGCTGCACTTCGGGGTCTGGATCGTCGTGGACCACTTCTTCGACTGGCCGACGATGGGGGCCGACATCGCCAAGCGGCCCTACATCATGGCCGGCCTGGGGGCCCTCGTCATGCTCGTCCCGCTGGCCGCCACGTCCACGGCCGGAATGGTGAAGCGACTCGGCGCCCCGGCCTGGCGGCGCCTCCACCGGCTCGCCTACCTGGCCGCGGTCCTGGCCGTCCTCCACTTCCTGTGGCTGGCGAAGGTCGGACGGGTCACCCCCTTCCTCTATGCCGCGTGGCTTGCGCTCGTCCTCGGGATCCGGCTGTGGGCCGCCGCCCGGCGGATCGTCGCGCGGCGCCGCCGGCGCCGGGCGGAGGCGGACGCCGTCCCGGCCTGACTCCGAGCAGTGACTCCCCGGAGGCGATGCAGGAGGCAGACATGAACATCGCGAGCATCCTCTCAACCAAGGGCATCAAGGTCTTCACGGTCCGGCCGGAGCAGTCGATCCGGCAGGCGCTCGCGCTGCTCGCCGAGCACAACGTGGGGGCGCTGGTCGTCGTGGACGAGACCAACCGGCCCGTCGGGATCGTCTCGGAGCGCGACATCGTCCGGGAGGCCGCCCGGAACGAGCAGCTCTTCTCCCGCATCGTCGGGGAGATCATGACCAGGGATCTCGTGGTCGGAGTGCCGCAGGACGACCTGAAGTCGGTCGGCCACACCATGACCGAGAAGCGGATCCGGCACCTGCCGGTGGTCGACCAGGGGAAGCTCGTCGGCA
It encodes the following:
- a CDS encoding shikimate kinase — translated: MGPGHEASRNVILVGFMGAGKSTVGRVLARRLGLCFVETDDMITGGEGRSIPQIFAEHGETYFRMLEAAAMDALMDKHGHVIATGGGLPCRPGAMERLKALGTVVWLAADFDALYQRAGRVGSRPMLAGRSRDEVAALYETRKSCYSQAHLAIETTRLGVDAVVSRILRHLRERGRRVTPGVARPVP
- a CDS encoding bifunctional homocysteine S-methyltransferase/methylenetetrahydrofolate reductase is translated as MSHPLLERLAEGPLLADGAMGTMLYARGAPLDACFDVLNLHDRKVVQSIHGEYLSAGADLLETNTFGANRFKLGVHGLEGRAREINREGARLARDVRETMGRDVFVLGSVGPLGKYLTPLGTVTEEEALAAFREQAEGLLEGGVDGFVVETFSDLREIGLAVQAIRAVSADLPVIAQMAFNEDRVTFVGHAPADVARELRTLPVQLIGANCSVGSSVLYDVLVLLQQAAPERPIAIQPNAGLPSRVGERLIYLSSPTYMADYAGRMLDAGARLVGGCCGTTPAHVRAMREAVDRHVPDAARARRGIFITPAASLAAEAAPVGATAEPTRLEARLMAREFLVTVELDPPRGHNIEKLVQGAKLLAERGVEVVDINDGSLGRVRMSVLPTAIVVREATGLDINMHFTCRDRNLMGIQADLLGAHALGIRNILAMTGDPPRAGDYVNATAVFDVDAIGLVRIVKGMNGGVDATGNSIGEPTAFVIGVALDPGAPDPEREADRFRQKVEAGASWAQTQPIYNLAQLERFLSRLGRVPVPIVVGILPLHSWRHAEFLHNEVPGISIPDAVRARLRQAGDHALRVGIETAQDILAEVRGRYAGAYLMPSFGRFEVVAEVLDVLR
- the msrP gene encoding protein-methionine-sulfoxide reductase catalytic subunit MsrP encodes the protein MLIRRAPYARMFTWSEVTDHRLYLNRRAFMAGAAALALGAGERAEATPKPPTPGAPLKAARNAGLSSTEPATKFEAATTYNNFYEFGVNKEDPAENAHLLRPRPWSVKVEGHVARPRTYDIDELLKLAPLEERIYALRCVEGWSMVIPWIGFPLSALLKRVEPTSQARYVEFTTLLDPEQFPSQRKGFFNFTSLDWPYVEGLRLDEALHPLTLLTVGMYGQVLPNQNGAPIRVVVPWKYGFKSAKSIVRIGLVSEEPKSAWNKAAPQEYGFYSNVNPTKDHPRWSQATERRIGEFRRRKTLMFNGYAEQVASLYAGMDLNKHY
- a CDS encoding protein-methionine-sulfoxide reductase heme-binding subunit MsrQ; the protein is MRRLSARIALKSGVWAACLTPLALVVYWTVADDLGINPIEAVTRWLGVWTLRLLLLSLTMTPLRLLFGLSWPITLRRLLGLFAFFYATLHFGVWIVVDHFFDWPTMGADIAKRPYIMAGLGALVMLVPLAATSTAGMVKRLGAPAWRRLHRLAYLAAVLAVLHFLWLAKVGRVTPFLYAAWLALVLGIRLWAAARRIVARRRRRRAEADAVPA
- a CDS encoding CBS domain-containing protein, whose amino-acid sequence is MNIASILSTKGIKVFTVRPEQSIRQALALLAEHNVGALVVVDETNRPVGIVSERDIVREAARNEQLFSRIVGEIMTRDLVVGVPQDDLKSVGHTMTEKRIRHLPVVDQGKLVGIVSIGDIVKTQRDQYEGEVDTLQTQILEEH